From the Danio aesculapii chromosome 9, fDanAes4.1, whole genome shotgun sequence genome, one window contains:
- the slitrk5b gene encoding SLIT and NTRK-like protein 5 yields MTANTSAQPPSIIINMHMWILAVSSLATFFSLTEMFDIYGDICGGLCVCEERDGIFTAGCENRGINSLSEVTPLHFTAYHLLLTGNLLKKVSLNDFLHYEGLTILHLGNNDICEIEAGAFNGLQGLKRLHLNNNKIEALKDDTFLGLESLEYLQIDYNYISHIEPNALSALRHLEVLILNDNLLSVLPHNIFQYVPLTHLDLRGNQLKVLPYSGLLEHLSRIVELQLEENAWNCSCELIALKTWLESISYTALVGDVVCETPFRLHGRDLDEISKQELCPRRAIAEYEMRAEPAHSSETVYKTTPATAGFASSTILRSTKSSRLSGKLRVKPTSRSSSSKPQNYGPMLAYQTKSPVPLDCPNTCTCNLQISDLGLNVNCQERKIESISDLDPKPYNPKKMYLTGNYISSVCSSDFSGATGLDLLHLGNNRIAVVHDKTFGQLIHLRRLYLNGNLIERLTEDMFYGLQSLQYLYLEYNVIREIAVGTFQQLPNLQLLFLNNNLLKTLHLGIFDGLNLARLNLRSNHFRTLPVIGVLDELASLIQIDLFENPWDCSCSILDMKNWLEQLSTGTVVNTVICESPPRLSGEDMRYIRSSHICPESSIAQSSAVPPSEESFPGSTITLETALDFDTQYPAVPLSVLILALLLLFILSVFIAAGLFAVIMKRRKKSERSASITASAIYNERANMKSRTSAGHVYEYIPPSAESAAKNGRYNPNAIENYRDFEELNRVLGTNSDEEIGSNAISSEFSAGTPEPLNRNSPLLDDNYFYRDILARDQQASYRGHLPCKHGTHTDFDVGHHQYLNPERVQQTMVYCSSPTTVYIEPNRSECWELRAKLHFEPDYLEVHEKRTTFTQF; encoded by the coding sequence atGACAGCAAACACATCAGCTCAGCCTCCATCAATCATCATAAACATGCATATGTGGATATTGGCCGTATCGTCGTTGGCCACGTTTTTCAGCTTAACTGAGATGTTCGACATCTACGGGGATATCTGTGGTGGCTTGTGCGTCTGCGAGGAACGAGACGGCATTTTTACAGCCGGCTGTGAAAACAGAGGAATTAACAGTCTGTCAGAGGTAACACCTTTACACTTCACTGCATATCATCTCCTGCTCACAGGGAATCTGCTGAAGAAAGTCTCGCTCAACGATTTCCTTCATTACGAGGGACTCACTATTTTACATCTAGGCAACAATGATATATGCGAGATCGAAGCGGGCGCCTTTAACGGACTCCAGGGATTAAAGAGACTGCAtctaaacaataacaaaatcGAAGCACTAAAGGACGACACTTTCCTGGGACTTGAAAGCCTGGAGTACCTACAGATTGACTATAATTATATTAGCCACATCGAACCCAACGCTCTGAGTGCTTTACGTCACTTAGAGGTGCTCATCCTCAATGACAATCTACTCTCCGTTCTGCCACACAACATCTTTCAGTATGTACCTTTAACGCATCTCGACTTGAGAGGcaatcagcttaaagtgctacCCTACAGCGGACTTCTGGAGCACTTGAGTCGAATCGTTGAGCTGCAGCTTGAGGAAAATGCGTGGAATTGCTCTTGTGAGCTTATTGCGTTAAAAACATGGCTTGAAAGCATATCCTACACAGCTTTAGTTGGCGATGTGGTTTGCGAAACGCCATTCAGATTGCACGGACGAGATCTGGACGAGATTTCCAAACAAGAACTGTGTCCTCGCAGAGCCATCGCTGAATATGAGATGCGCGCAGAACCGGCGCACAGCAGCGAAACGGTTTATAAAACCACACCAGCGACTGCTGGATTTGCCTCCTCAACCATTCTGCGCTCAACCAAAAGCAGTCGGTTATCAGGAAAACTGCGTGTCAAACCTACATCGCGCTCTTCTTCGAGCAAGCCGCAGAATTACGGCCCCATGTTGGCTTATCAAACAAAATCGCCAGTTCCTTTGGACTGTCCCAACACTTGTACGTGTAATCTGCAAATATCAGACCTCGGGTTGAACGTTAACTGCCAAGAGAGGAAAATCGAAAGCATCTCGGATCTCGATCCCAAGCCGTACAATCCTAAAAAGATGTATTTAACCGGAAACTACATCTCTTCGGTTTGCAGTTCAGACTTTAGTGGCGCGACTGGATTGGATTTGCTCCACTTGGGGAACAATCGCATCGCAGTCGTCCACGATAAAACATTCGGCCAGCTCATACATCTACGCAGACTCTATCTGAACGGAAACCTAATCGAGCGTCTAACTGAGGATATGTTTTACGGTCTGCAGAGCTTGCAGTATTTATATTTGGAGTACAATGTGATTCGTGAGATTGCAGTTGGGACTTTTCAGCAGTTGCCCAATCTTCAATTGCTGTTTCTCAACAATAATCTCCTCAAGACCTTGCATTTGGGCATTTTTGACGGATTAAACCTTGCTCGATTGAATCTACGCAGCAATCACTTCCGAACTCTTCCGGTTATTGGCGTACTTGACGAACTTGCGTCGCTAATTCAGATCGATCTCTTCGAGAACCCTTGGGATTGTTCGTGCTCCATATTGGACATGAAGAACTGGTTGGAGCAGCTCAGCACGGGCACTGTTGTGAACACCGTCATCTGCGAATCTCCACCGAGGCTTTCTGGAGAGGATATGCGCTACATTCGATCGTCTCACATTTGTCCGGAAAGCTCAATTGCGCAATCATCTGCCGTCCCGCCATCGGAGGAATCTTTTCCTGGAAGTACAATCACTTTAGAGACCGCTCTTGATTTTGATACTCAGTATCCCGCCGTTCCTCTTTCCGTCTTAATACTTGCTTTATTGCTTCTTTTTATATTATCAGTATTCATCGCTGCAGGTTTGTTCGCAGTGATAATGAAGCGGCGTAAAAAGTCAGAACGCTCTGCTTCAATAACCGCCAGTGCGATTTATAACGAAAGAGCGAACATGAAGTCTCGAACGTCGGCGGGTCACGTTTACGAATACATCCCACCGTCGGCGGAGAGCGCTGCTAAAAATGGCCGCTACAACCCCAACGCAATCGAGAATTATAGAGACTTCGAAGAGCTCAATAGAGTTCTGGGGACAAACTCGGACGAAGAAATCGGTAGCAATGCAATAAGCTCAGAGTTCAGCGCCGGGACTCCAGAACCGCTCAATAGGAACTCTCCACTTTTGGATGACAACTATTTCTACCGGGATATTTTAGCTAGGGACCAGCAGGCCTCCTATAGAGGTCATTTACCATGTAAACATGGCACTCATACAGATTTTGACGTGGGGCATCATCAGTACTTGAATCCGGAAAGGGTTCAGCAGACCATGGTTTACTGCTCGAGCCCCACCACCGTCTACATTGAGCCCAACAGAAGCGAGTGCTGGGAGCTGAGGGCCAAGCTGCACTTTGAACCAGATTATTTGGAGGTCCATGAGAAAAGGACAACTTTTACCCAGTTCTga